The following coding sequences lie in one Klebsiella huaxiensis genomic window:
- a CDS encoding TonB family protein gives MKKILAILMLFITPIAYAAESQPIEPRIKPVYPAKAEKKGISGQVKAQFDVDDNGLVTNIQLLSVDPSGMFDNEVRAAMNKWRYVKGKPSRNNIITINFRPCPFSVEVPAPNQPGSIKSRGVPFR, from the coding sequence ATGAAAAAAATTTTAGCTATCCTGATGCTGTTTATTACCCCAATCGCGTATGCCGCTGAATCACAACCTATTGAACCTCGAATTAAGCCTGTTTATCCCGCTAAAGCTGAGAAAAAAGGAATCTCAGGTCAGGTTAAGGCGCAATTTGATGTAGACGATAATGGCCTCGTCACTAACATTCAATTGTTAAGTGTTGACCCTTCCGGAATGTTTGATAACGAGGTCAGGGCAGCCATGAACAAATGGCGATATGTTAAAGGGAAGCCCTCCAGGAATAACATCATTACCATTAACTTCAGGCCATGTCCGTTCTCCGTAGAGGTGCCAGCGCCAAACCAACCGGGTAGCATTAAAAGTAGAGGAGTTCCTTTTAGATAA
- a CDS encoding cell envelope integrity TolA C-terminal domain-containing protein — MQKVMIMGILVIFTSGCAPLRPSDCHKTTALGSCDSGRFTDDDEYGKQARAIKASIESQLSDRYTWTGKKCRIHMSFSYNGQLNSITTSEGNKQYCAALVAAAKRATFTPFTNEKIYDAFAQSRFSMQGE, encoded by the coding sequence ATGCAAAAGGTAATGATAATGGGTATTTTAGTCATCTTTACTAGTGGTTGTGCGCCGTTGCGTCCTTCTGATTGCCATAAAACGACGGCGTTAGGGAGTTGTGACTCTGGACGCTTCACTGATGACGATGAATATGGCAAGCAGGCCAGAGCGATTAAAGCGTCCATAGAGTCCCAGCTATCCGATCGCTACACATGGACGGGCAAAAAATGCAGGATACACATGAGCTTTAGCTACAACGGACAACTGAATAGCATCACTACAAGTGAAGGCAACAAACAATATTGTGCCGCGCTGGTTGCCGCCGCTAAACGGGCCACCTTTACGCCGTTTACTAATGAGAAAATCTATGACGCTTTTGCTCAATCGCGATTCAGCATGCAGGGTGAATAA
- a CDS encoding zinc ribbon domain-containing protein, protein MEFDCPVCHAQLDIQANSAHCDRCAKDYVVEARCPDCHKPLEVLKACGAVDYFCQNGHGLISKKRVEWVETE, encoded by the coding sequence ATGGAATTTGATTGCCCCGTCTGCCACGCGCAGCTTGATATTCAGGCTAATAGCGCCCACTGCGATCGTTGTGCAAAAGATTATGTTGTGGAAGCACGCTGTCCGGACTGCCACAAGCCGCTGGAAGTTTTAAAAGCTTGTGGCGCGGTAGATTATTTTTGCCAGAACGGACATGGGCTGATTTCGAAAAAACGCGTGGAGTGGGTGGAAACCGAATAA
- the xseA gene encoding exodeoxyribonuclease VII large subunit — protein MLPSQSPSIYTVSRLNQSVRLLLEREMGQVWISGEISNFSQPSSGHWYFTLKDDNAQVRCAMFRNSNRRVTFRPQHGQQVLVRANITLYEPRGDYQIIVESMQPAGEGLLQQKYEQLKAALAAQGLFDQQHKQALPAPAHCVGVITSKTGAALHDILHVLKRRDPSLPVIIYPTAVQGDDAPGQIVRAIELANARNECDVLIVGRGGGSLEDLWSFNDERVARAIFASRLPVVSAVGHETDVTIADFVADLRAPTPSAAAEIVSRNQQELLRQLQSGQQRLEMAMDYFLANRHHRFTQIFHRLQQQHPQLRLARQQTELERLRQRMRFALETQMKRVDQRQQRATQRLNQQNPQPRIHRAQSRIQQLEYRLAENIRARLSDQRERFGNMVTHLEAVSPLATLARGYSVTSASDGKVLKQTKQVREGDLLTTRLNDGWVESEVKTVTPVKKTRAKKK, from the coding sequence ATGTTGCCATCTCAATCCCCCTCAATTTACACGGTTAGCCGCCTGAATCAGTCGGTTCGTTTGCTGCTGGAACGTGAAATGGGTCAGGTATGGATTAGCGGCGAGATCTCGAATTTCAGCCAGCCCTCTTCAGGTCACTGGTACTTCACTTTAAAAGACGATAACGCCCAGGTTCGCTGCGCGATGTTCCGCAACAGCAACCGCCGCGTGACGTTTCGTCCGCAGCATGGGCAACAGGTGTTGGTTCGCGCCAACATTACGTTGTATGAACCACGCGGTGATTATCAAATCATCGTCGAAAGCATGCAGCCTGCGGGTGAAGGCCTGCTTCAGCAGAAATATGAACAACTTAAGGCAGCATTGGCTGCGCAAGGACTGTTCGATCAACAGCATAAACAAGCACTCCCCGCTCCAGCACACTGTGTCGGCGTCATTACGTCGAAAACCGGGGCCGCGCTGCACGATATTTTACACGTGCTCAAACGTCGCGACCCTTCCCTGCCGGTGATTATCTACCCGACCGCCGTTCAGGGCGATGATGCGCCAGGACAAATCGTTCGCGCCATTGAGCTTGCCAACGCACGTAATGAATGCGATGTGTTAATTGTCGGGCGCGGAGGCGGTTCACTGGAAGATTTGTGGAGCTTTAACGACGAGCGGGTAGCCCGGGCTATTTTTGCCAGTCGTCTTCCAGTAGTCAGCGCTGTGGGTCATGAAACCGATGTGACCATTGCTGATTTTGTCGCCGATCTGCGCGCGCCTACGCCTTCCGCAGCGGCAGAGATTGTCAGCCGTAATCAGCAGGAGCTGCTTCGCCAGCTACAATCCGGGCAGCAACGTCTGGAGATGGCGATGGACTACTTCCTTGCCAACCGGCATCATCGCTTTACCCAGATTTTTCACCGCCTGCAGCAACAGCATCCCCAGCTACGTCTGGCCCGTCAGCAAACGGAGCTGGAAAGATTGCGTCAACGTATGCGTTTCGCTCTTGAAACGCAGATGAAGCGCGTTGACCAGCGCCAGCAGCGCGCCACGCAACGCCTGAATCAACAAAACCCACAGCCGCGTATTCATCGCGCCCAGAGCCGTATTCAGCAACTGGAATACCGGCTGGCGGAAAACATCCGCGCCCGTTTAAGCGATCAGCGCGAGCGCTTCGGTAATATGGTGACTCACCTGGAAGCCGTCAGCCCGCTGGCAACGCTTGCCCGCGGCTATAGCGTCACTTCCGCCAGCGACGGCAAAGTCCTGAAGCAAACCAAACAGGTTCGCGAGGGGGATTTACTCACTACCCGCCTCAACGACGGCTGGGTAGAGAGCGAGGTAAAAACGGTGACGCCCGTGAAGAAAACCCGGGCGAAGAAGAAGTAA